The genomic stretch aatagaaacggTGATAGGTGGAATTCTTGTGATACAGTGGCTTGTTGTTCGCAATGTTTCTTATATAACGAATGCATTATTCCCATATTGATTTGCGATCAGTAATACAACCAATCAGCATTTGCAGGTACagtcaataaaaataaaaagaggTAAATGATCGTGAACAGTGCAAATCCAAGCACACTAGCGGAGCTGCGAGATTTTGgttgtaaaataaaataaaaaccagTAACCCGTTAAATGCCACAAAGCAACTGTTATCGAAGTTCAATAGTATCGTTAAAGTTATCCACAATATTTCATTATTTACGAACCTTATcttaaaatggcaaaaacgataaGATTTTGCTGTAAAGTTATGATGATGGAAACGGTCAGATGTGATTCTAGATATCTCGTGTCTAGATTTTATACTTTTCTTGTGTTGTAATGTAAAACAGGTTATCATTGATCTAAAAATGCATCACCTGAAATACAGTGTTTAGCGGCATAATGAGCAACTCAAGCTAATCGCTGATTTGAGTACACAAAGCTGCAATTTTTGGCAACATTAGTTATCATTCTAGATCATGATTTGAAAAGTATTAGTACATTGCCTGAAAATTGGATAACTATGTCTTTAAAAATGGCGGTGTActgagtattttttttctttttaaatttgcaTAGACTTACACTCACGCGCTTATATACACATCACAACAATGATGTTATCGATTTTCAACAAAGGCACTTGCTACCTGCATCGTAAAGCGATCGATTCTACGGttcatgttttgcctttctcctagaaaggtatagcaatcactggaaaaaccaaaggtataaaagtggtctcaatggccgaatgtcatataccactcgacccctttcgacgaactgagcattttctgtatgtatgtatgtatgtgtgtatgtgtgtgtgtatgtatttgcaacttttttttctcactcacttttctcagagatggctggaccgattttcataaaattaattgcaaatgaaaggtctagttgcgccataggttgctattgaatttcattgtaatcggatttttagtttagaggttatgtatcaaaatgtaaaaatcacgaaacatcagtatctcagaaaccacacaaccgattttaataaaattggtttcaaatgatcgggctgtcttcagaacccttaacttttgaatttcgtaatgattgaacatatggttcaaaagttatgtaaagaaaagttatcctgaggttgtttaaactcactcatttttctcagagatggcttaaccgattctcacaaaattagtgtcaaatggaaggtctagttgccccataggttgctattgaatttcattgcaatcggattgtaactttgtccgttgttcatgaaaatgtgaaatcacataatgaaagtaaacatattgacttcctcctaacgatcactggctaattaaaaggtagaaaagtgatccaaatggccgaatgtcatatactactcgactcagttagacgaatcgagcattttctgcatataggcatgtataggtgtatatgtttgtgtgtgggtgtgtacttgtgtatgtgcaccttttttcgcactcactattctcagagatggtctgaccgaacagatttcaatgaaattaattgcaaatgaaaggtctagttgccctataagaccctgttgaatttcattgtaatctgatttctagtttagaggttatgtatcaaagtgtaaaaatcacgaaacatcaatatctcagaaaccacacatctgatttgattaaaattagtttcaaatgaacgggctaccttaaaaacccccaacttttgaattttatgaagattgaacatgtggttcagaagttatggaaagaaacgtgttctggagactatttaatctcactcatgtttctcagagatggctggcccgatttttataaaattagtgtcatatgaaagtaatcggactgtaacttcgtctgtaatgtatcgaaatgtgaaaatcacgaaacgggatgaacgggctagttaagggttaactgatgaattatgattgaacacgtgatttcaaagtttggctgccccatacgttaccttttcatttgattgtaatcaaacttaagcaagcgttatgttttaatttgtaaaacaacgaagttcattatctcaagtattacacgacttatttgaacataactagtgtcatacaaatgagtcatctctcaaacttacaaataacaaacttcataacaatttaatatgctgttgaaaagttttagaaagaaaagaaattcaaagactattcaacactttacctgcttcgatcaatatatatggcctcaacatgatttaaatgtggtatcgtactatctgaacgttcccggcatcgctcgtgatttaatttgtcgaaattaagagtcattgcttttatttcgctatttcttaagtactaacattacgtcaaatttcatattttatactttaattacaacatcaatattttagaacccaaagagtggataaacatttattggatttaagcattcatgtaaatctatttttacaaataataagtttgaatgagaaaggctgagtctgaccgctaggtggattaatttaggtttttgtggTTAAGTAAACAACTCACTAATTTCATGAACAATGCTTCTTCCCGTTCTTTGTGGATTTAGCGATTAACGTTCCGAGAGCTGAATTTAAACGATCATGTGCTCTTCAAGAGGATAAAAccgaatatgaatatgaatgaaCCGATTATCCTCCATATAGAAATGTCCTGTTCAAGGTATTGAACCAAACAAACAGATGAATTAGCATTTTTTCGAGACCGAGTCGACTGGTATACGTGACATAAATGCTTATCTGTAGAAAGAAATTAGAGCTTTTCTTTGGCGTTTTTGTCCCGATCATCTTCTTTTTTTCCGATATGGGtttaaaatgaaacaaatcatAACAACGAATCAATACGACATTGTCAAAAGTCTGTCTAAGCTTTATCTgcggttttctcattttttttttaatatataggGCAGTTAGACTAATAATCGCCGTTTTGTATTTGAATTGAAGGTATATAATATATTGTATCAAACCATGCCAGTAACGCGAACAATTGCCGggcttttgatatttttttcattctgaataaaattgttcatttttgaagcCAATCAAGCGACGATAAGCAATTCGCAAAGATACGCTGTGAAACAGAATTTCACGTGCTTGAGAGCTAAATATTTGCAAGTTTTTGAAGTCCACTAATAATTTAGCCTAAAGTTGAATAAAAGCTTTTAGCGaatttctcatttttatttttagcccGCTAATTTCAATTGATGATTACgcgttggtttttttttgttattggatAATTTTGTGCTCGTTTTTGCAACTCAGTACAGTTTCGGATTAGCCGAGAACCGTGCATGCGTGCTCAATTGGATAAGTGCGtgataaattaaattaagttAAATTATTCGCTGATATCACACCCTAGCCATTGTTTTGAGCATGGTAAATCTTTGCTAAAAGTGCCGATAAGTTAAGAATAATTTGCATAGTTTAGGAAAATACTCAGACTTTTTTTATACCGCCCATTTTGTGATTGACCAAGAACTTTAGGTAAACTCGaattcatttaaaatttttatgcgGAATGAAACAAGATGCGATACAGAGAATTTTCTAATATTTGATTATTACATTTTACTTTATCTGCTTAGATCGATTTTCATTTTGTTAATTGTTCAGCTTTAACAACTTTAACCAGCGTTGTTTTTTTAGAAGGCAAGATTGGACGATTAGAAGGCTAGTGGCCCTTTTTAACCCTTTTTACTGTTATGAACATTTTAAATTCGATGAATATAGTTTACTTGAACTTCACAACTTACTTTATCTAActgttttattattctcttcAACAGTGACGATAACAGCAGCAGCGGCAGTGACAGGGACGACGACAGCGGCAAAGAAAAGCGATGCAAAATGGAATCTGGACCCCGTGCAGCGGGCCATGGGTCAACTCGGCTGGTGGCACATCATGGTGTGTGCGGTGGTGTTTCCATTGAAATTCCCTGTAGCTTGGCATCAGATGGGAATAATTTTTTTGGGGGCTGCCATGAATTATACCTGCTCTTCGAACACAACGCTGGACAAGTGTTCTAAGAGCTGTACCAGCTGGGATTACGATACCAGTGTGTTCAGTTCGACGATCATCAGCGAATGGAATCTAGTTTGTGAAAAATCCAATTTGGTGAACCTATCTCAAACGATTTTTATGTTTGGTATTCTGATAGGCGGAGTGGTGTTTGGAACGTTGGCAGATAAGTAAGACTGGTAGAATTAAATCAGTAACTTTTCACTAATGATTTTTTATATGTATCAGATTTGGACGACGTCCGCCCTTGGTATTTGCAGTTATGATACAGCTTGTAGCAGGATTAGCTACTGCCTACATTCCTTGGTTTTGGGGCTTCGTTGTGCTGCGTTTCATCATAGCTGTAGCTACTGGAGGAACAATGGTTACAAGGTACGAATTGAAATAAATCATTCCGATAGTATAATGAACTGTTCTTCAACGTTTACAGCTTTGTCCTCATAATGGAGATCATTGGACCGAAGTGGCGTGAACTATTCTCCGTCCTGTATCAAATTCCATTCAACTTGGGTCACCTAACGCTTGCTGCATTCGCATACTTTTTACGTGATTGGCGTCACTTTCAATTCGGGATCTCTATTTATTCGGTACTGCTTCTGTCCTATTATTGGCTGGTGCCGGAGTCGCCACGCTATTTGTTCATCTCTGGGGACACCGCTGGTGCAGTAAAAGTTCTAGACAAAGCGGCCAAATGCAACAAACTTCCCAGAGATACGATCCAAAGCGATTTGGAACAATTTGCAAAAGTGAAGAATACAGGATCTGTTTCCAAGGGAAATCTGATTGATTTGTTCAGAACGCCAAATATGCGTGCGAAATCGCTTTGCATGTGCTTTAACTGGTTCGTGTGTGGATTGGCATTTTTCGGTGTCGCTCAGTACGTCGGACAGTCTGGTGGTAACATATTCATCAATGTAGCAGTTGGAGCCGCTCTGGAGTTGCCAGGAACGGTTCTGTGTATTTACATGATGAAAATCTATGGCCGACGGAAAACCTTAATCATTTCCAACACGCTGACAGGCTTAGCCATGTTGGCCATCGCGTTTGTTCCGGAGAGCATAACTTGGCTGAATGTTGGATTTGCTTCAATTGGTCTTGTCGGGATGAGCATTTCCTTCCCAACAGTTTATCTGTATGCGGGTGAATTGTTCCCCACCGTAGTCCGTAATGTTGGAATCGGAACTGCATCAATGATTGCGAGAATAGGCTCGATGATCGCTCCTTTTGTAGCTGGAATGGGAGTAGTAGCCCATTGGCTACCGCCGATAGTTTTCGGTGTTATTCCACTGATAGGAGCCTTCTTTGTATTTTTCTTGCCGGAAACGCAGGGTTTCCCATTGCCGGAAACTATCGAAGATGGAGAAAATTTCGGCAAACGGCAGAAAAAAGTAGACACTGTAGAAGACGCTAAATAAGTTGCAGGTCTATGCAATTTTTTtcagtctctctctctcttctcaaCCAAGTGTCCAAAACTGTCGAATCGTCAGTCTCCGTAGGactcacttttttattttattctttaaGTGATAATAGTATAGAGTGCAAACAGATCGAGGAAGTGTCTTCTTATCTTCTCTTCAAAGCGTACAAAAGACCGTTTTGCTAAATAGATCATTAAAACCAAAAAAGTGCATCAGTGCCTAAATAGATATTTTTCTAAGTTAATAAATTACAATTTGACAAGCATATTAAGAATGGTTGAATGTTAAAAGAAAGTCATCATTTGTCTTTTGATATGCATATGtaaaactttttgtttttcaaaattaggTTATTTAAAGTAAGTATGAAGCTTGCAAtggttgaaaatttcgatatacAGTCCCTCCTCAATCATGTGTCAGTtaaaattatggatcacttttacgaaaatgcgtctattctcacgaaactgagcaGTTTTCATTAGCCTTAAGTTTAGCCAACTAAGTTCCACTTAGTTGTAACTTTATTCTTACGATTGGAATGATATAAATTTGCAAATGTCACTAATGTACTAATGTAAACTAATGTAAACTAATGTACATAAATTCTGCTTCATCcggggcatccaggttgttccgAAAGTGGCTAGGGCAGCCTATATTCAGAAACATGTCTTTCGAAAGATTCctaatgaaaaatcctgaagatttatttatttatttatttatttcgtcaatcatagtagactacatcttaaaaactattgctaacatcacaaatatagttatgtaattctagtgttcaatatttttctaagagcatttcgtgacatcgttaaatcaataacttcacaatatttattgtaaagactcatcatactattaactggcccggccatggcatattctgttctataagaatttaatacgaaaatttttcgcgttcttaatgagcgtgtaggagcataaaagttgagttttccaagcagattttccgaacttatgcgttgtgaaactaaatcgttgacaagagttaccgaagcaatttctcttcttttttcaagcgtttctatattcataagcatgcaacgcgattcataacaagggagaggaaatgaattccaacctagttttcttagtgcatataacaaaaactgtttttgtacggattcgattctattggaatggacgtcttgataaggcgaccaaacaacactacagtattctaagatagatctaacatatgtaacaaagagagtttttatagtgtacgggtctacgaaatgataactgaacctttttataaaacttagcatactgttggctctattgatgatcgtattgtagtgatcaatgaatgttaacttagaatccataattactcctaaatctctaatttgataacacctttctacaacttgatgtgcaagagtgcaactggcatgttcaggatttcttttccttgtgtaggatataatattacatttttttacgttgagatcaagaagactttttttacaccaaatgtagaaaatgtcaaccttgttggaattgttggatgtctgatttgtgttttatttccatgcGGATCATCCCGCTCTGGATGTGACTGTGACGGAAGTAGTGCCTATTGCACTTGAATTAGCTCCACAACATCGGGGATTAAATTTTAAGCATGTTGATTACGATGTGTTGAACGAAGCGTTATCAGCAATTGACTGGCAATTCATCGATTCGCAAGAGGATCTGACGGACATTGTCGACATGTTTACCGCAACGATTCGAACAGTAATTGAAGCTCATGTTCCACTGCAACGACCGCCGATGAAACCTGCTTGGGCTAATCGACATCTCCGTGAACTGAAGCGCCGTAGACGAGCTGCTCAACGAAACTATCAAACAAATCGCACGTTTCTAGCAAAGCAACGGTTTAAACTCGCAAGCAAcacatacaaattttacaatcaatTCCTGTACTCTCGTTACATTGAGCGAACTCAAAAAAGCTTACGTCGACATCCAAAAAAGTTCTGGTCTTTTGTTCGGTCTAAACGAAAGGAAAATGGATTACCAGCTTCCATGTTCCTCGGTGATTTGTCTGCTAGCACAGCTTATTCTAAATGCGAATTATTTGCTGAGCATTTTAAAGCCGCTTTTTCGTCTTCAGTTGCTACGCCAGATCAGATTGATGCTGCAATACGCGATACTACGCAGGAGAGTTTCGATTGTGGAGTTTTCCAAGTGACAGAAGCGCACGTTTTGAGTGCAATCCGAGAGCTAAAACATTCCACTTGTCCTGGGCCAGACGGGATCCCGCCatcattgttgaaaaactgCTCTAACAACCTGGTGGCGCCTCTTGTAAAGATGTTTAATCTTTCTCTGCAGCAAGGATTGTTTCCTACTAGTTGGAAAAATTCATTGCTCACACCGATACACAAAAAAGGGGACAAGTGCAACATAGCTAATTACCGAGGAATTACATCATTATATGCTTGTTCCAAAGTTTTCGAAATAGTCGTCAGATCAGTGCTGTTTTCATCGTGCAAAAACTATATTTCTagtgaccaacatggtttttatcctAAGAGATCCGTCACAACCAATCTGTCGCAGTTCTCTTCGTTGTGTTCTCGCTCAATGGACGCGGGAATGCAAGTGGATGCTGTGTACACGGACTTCAAGGCTGCGTTCGATCGTGTTAATCATGACATCCTTCTACGAAAGCTGGATAAACTGGGGCTCTCCGCTATGCTCGTGAAATGGTTTCATTCGTACCTGACCGGCAGGGTTGTATGTGTCAGTCTTGGGTCGTCACATTCCGAGCCATTTACAACGtcttctggagtgccgcaagggaGCAACCTGGGTCCACTTTTATTCTCACTGTTTATTAACGACGTTGCTACAATTTTACCGCGAGGTACACGACTCCTTTTCGCAGACGATGTAAAAATCTTTCGGATTATAGCCTGTCTCGAAGACTGTTTGGAACTACAAAAGTTGCTTGATGCCTTCAGTGATTGGAGCAACCGTAATCTTCTTACCCTGTGTGTAGAAAAATGTCATGTGATTACCTTCAGcagaaagcttcaatcaattagctttccatacagcttgtctgggcaagctcttcagcgggtaagccaagttaaagatcttggcgtaattttggatagtcagcttacattccgggcacactacgaagatgtcattttaagagccaacaagcaactaggatttatttttagaattgcCGATGGATTCCGCGATCCAATGTGCATGAAAGCTTTGTACTGCGCCCTGGTAAGATCGATGCTCGAATCAGCGGTTGTCGCTTGGTGTCCGTTCAACAAGGTATGGATTGATCGCATGGAAGCTGTTCAGAAAAAATTCGTGCGTATGGCACTAAGGCATCTTCCTTGGCATGACGCTACGAGGTTGCCCCCCTATGAGCACCGCTGCATGTTATTGGGGATTGAGACGTTGGAGAGAAGAAGATCTAACGCACAAATTATCTTTGTTGCGAAGGTCCTGAATAATAAAATCGATTCACCCGCTATTCTCGCAGAATTGAATCTCTACGCTCCAGAAAGGAATCTGCGGAGACGTCAGCTTTTGAACTTGGAGGCAAGGTATAGTCGGTACGGCCAGCATGATGCAATTAGGTTTATGTCTACGAGGTTCAACGAGGTTGCAGAACTGTTCGACTTCAACGAACCCATCAACACTTTTTTACGTCGCCTGCGGATTCGCTAATAATTTATTGTTAATCGTCTCTAGttgttaattttattcattaagacaaaaattgtcagatggaatttgtaaatataacataacataacataacatgtacagtttcatgtcatcggcatatagcaatactttgagacgattcaacacaagggtaacgtcattaacaaataaaatgaagagcaaagggcctaaatgggagccttgtggaactccagatgtcacttttactggtacagaaaggtgtcccttaaacctaaccgtttgtgtcctgttcgtcaattaagattcaatccatttaagtaggcctgactcaaatcccagtttttttaatttgaacataagcatggaaatatctactctgtcaaaagctttactaaaatccgtgtatagagtttccacgaagttgcctctgtccatagacgcaagagagaaatcaacaaattcaagtaagttggtacccgtagacctccctttgtaaaaaccatgttggttacacgttatgcgattctttacctgattaaatattttttggtttacgatagcttcaaaaagtttaggaatacatgatattattgcaatgccacgataatttttgatgtcagatctcttacctgacttgaaaatcggtataagaaaagattttttccagactgatggaaactgttcggacgtaagggataacttgaaaagccaaaacaagggttttacgaaggcaggagcaagatttttcatgagtgagggtggaatttcatctggacctggaccttttgaagcgtccagttcttttagtgttgcgaggatttcttgaacagttatttgcttaatagatacgttatttatttgttcatgcaagtgcgagaaatactcaaagtccctgacttcgtcgctatttttataaacggtttgagaaaaaactcgcaaacttgttgcagatttgctttgagtcagtactggcaaagtcttcatattgcatgcagatgggaagttattagacttcattttatagaggtgtcgcacgctatatttgatgcaaaaatgtaaatgtccccactACTGGTTCCTACGGGCCACCAAGAATGTTCTGGTAGTGGCCAACGCTGTCTGTatggaaaatatgttttttggaTAATTCCTGATgagaaatcctgaagatagaggtgtcacacgctatattcgatgcaaaaatgtaaatgtcccctactacaggatcctctgaggacttccggatgaaaaatagtgtttttatcaggtaacccaatACCCCATCCAAAATTTAGCAGgcttgacatgcctaccggaagtcaggaatatttcctacatccAGTGACCTAGGCCACATTTgtggtcagaaaatgaaactttaaaagttttccggtttaattgtgtTCGAAATATTGAAATCAAATAACATTTGGTaaagctacagcatttcaaatttcatcaaaattttaccTATCCTATTTATTTTGACTATTCCCTGtatttacacacatcagctgcagCCAAACTAaatgttgatcgaaagtacacatcaaaacacagagagagagagagagagagagatagtaaACATTGGTAGTAACTGATAACTTCTccgattttttctttcattttgaattttcagacAACACGTTAATTGACCCATAATAGTAGAGGAACTGTATGAATGAAATTGTATGTCATTTGTATAAGttgacataaaaaatagacagtACACCTAATCGCGGAcatttctttcaagtaccacatttaCGGTAACAGAGCAGAATGGAGCGTCTTTTACGTGCTACTAGGGAACCAAATGTATCGtgtcattaggtggaggccaATTGATGACCGTCCATGCGTATTGAGCTCCAAGGGCAGGTTTTTCGaatacgcgccgacaaacgataaaaccgacgaTGTAAAGAAGGAATTCTACAAGCTCCTTAAGAAAATGTATAGATGTAGTTATCATAACACTATTAAAGATAAAAGGAGTTCTTTCCCCCGTTATTTTAAAAGAAACGATTTTAAAAGGAGCGATTAACGGAATCATGAGTAGTGTAATGAGCGGGAGAGGAATCTGATTACCGATAAGTTGCAGGTCGCCAGGCTATGGAAACAACACTTCGAAGTGGTGCTGAAAagtgaggaaggtaggagaatCATCGAGGTGAACAGGGGCAAAATTGAAGGATTGAAAAACTGTGGATCCTTCAACCTCGGACGGAGTGCAAAAAAACTTGCAAAGAGacgaagaaccacaaagccgctgagAAGGCCGGCCCACCTTTTCAAAGTTGGAAGCGGGCGATTGTAGAGTGCAATTCAACACAACctgagggtatggtctgaggaaaaCCTACTctggactggttggaaggactcatgtgctctatctataagaagggacaCAGATTCGACTGTAGCAACTTTCAAaccataaccctcctcaattccgtaTATAAAATTCTCTTCCCCCTTTGTAAGCCTTTGTTGGTGAACACCAGTgcggtttttgagctggaataTCTACAAAGGACCAGATCTTCACCTTGAGGCACATTAAGTTTTGAgaacacatcatctgtttatggacttcaaggcggcgtacgactcaGTAAAACGCGAGTTTTGGCGCATTCATATGATGATTTCACATCAAGTGTCAGGATAGCGGGTGAAATTACGGACGCGTTTGTGATattggatggtctgaagcaagaagACGGACTCTCATACTTGCCGTTCATCATAGCTTTGCAAGGTACTATACGAAGGGCCAGTGCGCAGAGGCGCGGCAGCAGCATTACAAAGTTCAACGTGCTTCTAGGTCTTGCGGACGACATTAATATCATCGGTATTAATCGTAGAGCTGTGTATATATTGTGTACTGTGTGGTTTcggctttatttttttttagaaaattttttcaTGAGTAGACAACCATCGATGTTTAGCTAACCATTCGTAGTTTCCAtgtagaaataaaatttttaatatataaaaaaagaagggggggggggcggtcagaaaaaaattaatttagggGTAATatcttccgaaaaaaaaattttcttgtcatttttttattggctcaaatcatgctaaaactatatCCTAGAATCTTAATCTACATcccccaagtactgatctaaactcaaaatttgcttaaatcaatttttatcgaACCACTTTTATGCTGCTTgtttttcgaggctttgtaaactagcagaagttacctctaatcgttatcgtgtttcaaatttgaagtatagaggtcgctgcatcaagtttcgatcgttatagcgtctctacagcacgtgtttactcacaatttccctttgttacGTCGATCAACCGTTCTTGTTGTGTACGTCctttgtttgtgtttttctatactttttaactgtgagttatattcaaaagcactcaaatatgagtgacaagtttgagttttgcgtgggacgCCAACCACgtcaaagtcgctaagcatcgcatgtctgatatcgcgaaagaggctaagCGCAGCCTAACATCAG from Wyeomyia smithii strain HCP4-BCI-WySm-NY-G18 chromosome 3, ASM2978416v1, whole genome shotgun sequence encodes the following:
- the LOC129731559 gene encoding organic cation transporter protein isoform X1; this translates as MCGESNIEMRSQSGDGVTITAAAAVTGTTTAAKKSDAKWNLDPVQRAMGQLGWWHIMVCAVVFPLKFPVAWHQMGIIFLGAAMNYTCSSNTTLDKCSKSCTSWDYDTSVFSSTIISEWNLVCEKSNLVNLSQTIFMFGILIGGVVFGTLADKFGRRPPLVFAVMIQLVAGLATAYIPWFWGFVVLRFIIAVATGGTMVTSFVLIMEIIGPKWRELFSVLYQIPFNLGHLTLAAFAYFLRDWRHFQFGISIYSVLLLSYYWLVPESPRYLFISGDTAGAVKVLDKAAKCNKLPRDTIQSDLEQFAKVKNTGSVSKGNLIDLFRTPNMRAKSLCMCFNWFVCGLAFFGVAQYVGQSGGNIFINVAVGAALELPGTVLCIYMMKIYGRRKTLIISNTLTGLAMLAIAFVPESITWLNVGFASIGLVGMSISFPTVYLYAGELFPTVVRNVGIGTASMIARIGSMIAPFVAGMGVVAHWLPPIVFGVIPLIGAFFVFFLPETQGFPLPETIEDGENFGKRQKKVDTVEDAK
- the LOC129731559 gene encoding organic cation transporter protein isoform X2, whose translation is MTITAAAAVTGTTTAAKKSDAKWNLDPVQRAMGQLGWWHIMVCAVVFPLKFPVAWHQMGIIFLGAAMNYTCSSNTTLDKCSKSCTSWDYDTSVFSSTIISEWNLVCEKSNLVNLSQTIFMFGILIGGVVFGTLADKFGRRPPLVFAVMIQLVAGLATAYIPWFWGFVVLRFIIAVATGGTMVTSFVLIMEIIGPKWRELFSVLYQIPFNLGHLTLAAFAYFLRDWRHFQFGISIYSVLLLSYYWLVPESPRYLFISGDTAGAVKVLDKAAKCNKLPRDTIQSDLEQFAKVKNTGSVSKGNLIDLFRTPNMRAKSLCMCFNWFVCGLAFFGVAQYVGQSGGNIFINVAVGAALELPGTVLCIYMMKIYGRRKTLIISNTLTGLAMLAIAFVPESITWLNVGFASIGLVGMSISFPTVYLYAGELFPTVVRNVGIGTASMIARIGSMIAPFVAGMGVVAHWLPPIVFGVIPLIGAFFVFFLPETQGFPLPETIEDGENFGKRQKKVDTVEDAK